Sequence from the Peromyscus eremicus chromosome 4, PerEre_H2_v1, whole genome shotgun sequence genome:
tataaaataatcactctaagccttatattaattataaactgtatggcgtatggcttcagcttctggctagctaACTTTCATCTTAAACTAACTttcctattaatctgtatgttgctgcatggccatggcactaccagtctgctggcatcttgttgctccttcagtaGCAGCCTGGTATCTCTCCCGACTccgcccttctctctgtatctctgcttggatttcctacctggttgtaagctttcttgccataggccgaaacagctttatttattatctaatgggagccacacatattcacagcatacagaaagacatcccacagcactcccccttttctgtctaatcaaaaaggaaggttataactttaatatagtaaaattatatataacaaaacagttatcaagtaagaattatagtctatttgtatttggcaaaattaaaggaaatattctatcctatcttagtgagtctaaagtttcatatctaatttatcttttatcataactaaagaaaactataattataactatctagtcttcagctccatcaaagaccccagaaggatgtaaatattatttaagtaaacaaaaagtgcattgcaagcaacttccaaaactctagaaatgacagagacacctgactgcctggacagtcacccaaagttcttctgtaatgttgggacatccatcttcagccttcaggcctagagtctctggcataactttcagtgaagcaggaaattttaaggactgttccacccattctggcaaagttcatcagtcgctTCTCcccatgtcctgtagaatgtctggtagtttcTTCCGTGAATCAGGAACCTGAAGTACCATCTCGCcttacaaagttcagtggtcaccttcttatgggtcctgcacatctagtttatacagcatattctccagccccaaattcctAGTCAGTGACTTATTTAGTTATCAAAATATATCAATGCTGGATATGTGGGTGTGCTGAATCAGGCCACAGCCATGATTCTATCCAAAGAATGTTGCTACCAGCACCATAGAGGAAAGAGCAGGGGTGCAGAGATGGGCAAGGAAAGTCACCCTGAGTTCCCAGGAGGGTAATCACAAGCTTGAGGccgagcctggtctacacggaGAGTTCAAGCCTAGCCAGAGCTACTTAGTGACACCCTGTTTCAAGGGGCAAAAGCTACCCAGGTTTTAAGGCTCGGCCTCTTTCCAGTTCTGGGCTCCTTTTCTCTACACCCACCCCCAGTGCACAGAGTGGTCAAGAGAGCAGTGCCCTGACCCCTAGTGGTGACATTCACTCCTGGTGGATTCTGGGGTCCTCTGGTCAGGGTATCAAGCCACCTGTGCTGATGATTGGGtaatgtcaccttgacacaaacctagGCTCACcggagaggaggaaacctcagttgagaaagtgcCTCTGTAAGATTGGCCCAAGCCTGGGAGGctttttcttgattggtgattgctGTGGAAGGGCCCAGTTCACTGGTGGTAATGTCCCTGTCCCTGTGTGTGTCCCCCACCCccgcaggtggtcctgggtgatagaaggaagcaggctgagcagcaggaagcagcttcctccaccacctctgcttcagttcctgcctgcagggtcctgccctaacttctctcagtggtggagtgcaACCTGAATGTTGTGAGCAGAAATAACCTCTTTGCTCACAGGTTGCTCTTGGACATGCTGTTTATCAtggcagtagaaaccctaaggcatGGCAGTCTTATtccttgcctgcaaatttcatccTTACAAAATTTTCAGTTGTGAAATACATTGGCAGCGTCTCCTCTGGTGTTAAAAACAAGAATAAGAAACAGGGATGTCAAGGTGCCTCAGGAAAGAAACAGCAGCTGAGATCCCAGCAGGGAGGTGTGATCCTACTCTAAGGGTCCCGCCTCCTGCACTCTGCAGAGAGGCCCTCAGGAGGCTTATTTACACCGGAGTGCACCTGCACGTCCCTTGTGCCTTCCTTCCCACCTCACTCAGTTCCAGAAAGATCCCTTTCCATTCCTCTCCAAGGAAAAGGCCTCCCTCCCCCATGGAGGGATTGTCTACCAAGTGTCCCCTGGCCCAGGACTTCCCATGGGACCATCTGCCCAGAGGctgttcctcccctcctccctgcctgtcaTGGTGGCTGAGAATGAAAGCCCTTCACTTCAGAGGGTACCTCTCCTCCCTCAGGTCATTCCTCAGAGCTCTGTGAGTCAAAGCAAATGTCTTCAATCAGCAGCAGTCCTCAGGGAAACCCTGTAAAAGGAGCAGACCCTGACCTGAAAGGTGGGGTGCCAGAGACCTGGGGCGGGATGTTTATTAGCTTTTTTACAGAGCTTGGCAGTGACATCTCTTCCCAGATGTGACAGCCAGATTGTCTCCAGACTGTGGTGTCCCTGAAGGTCTCTTTCCTGGGGTTAGACCTCCACCCCTGAGGaggactgagggctggagaggtggagccTATATCAAGGGGACCTGGAGACCCTGGAGCAAAAACCTCAGTTTGTGGAGGAGAGCCTTGCTCTCTCTGCCATCCCTCTTCCTGCTGTGTGCTGACACTGAGCCTAGGACCTCCACAGGAGCCTTGATGGGGTGCTTGCAGGCGGCCCGGCCCCTCTGAGGAGGTAGCTCGCTTGGTTACGGTCTGtgaatgtgagcatgtgtgcaacAGGCAGAGCTGAGTGTGGACACCAACAAGtgtctgtccctgcctccaggaCACCATCAAGACTCTAGGACACGGCTCCATCTTGTCCTGCAAGATGTGTCTGGAGTCAACCTTACACTTAGAATGTTCTGGAAAGACTGTCGGAAGTTAGCAGAAACTTGTGCTCCCAGCTAGGCCTGTTGCCATGGTGTGCTGTGGGTACACAGCAGTGTGGTAGGGGAAGGATGAGAGGGCTCACACAGAGTGACCACCGCCCCCAGCAACACAGTACAACAACTTCGGGTGGTCCCACGCTCAGGGTCTCTGCCGAGGCCGGTTAGTCAGAGATCACAGATGTCCAGCACGGACCAGTGTGTACAAAGTCTGCTACGTGAGCCACCCTATCCGTTACCTATGTTGGAACCCTCCAGGGTGGGGCAGCCAGGCTATGATGTTCTGGGCACACGGACCTCTTGGGCCAGCACTGAGAGCGGCTGGTCTGAGACGCAGGCAGAGacgcagcaggagcagcaggggcTGGAGGCCAGCACTGAGTGAAGAGAGGGCCCCCATACCTCCCCTCCCAGCTAACCGACTTTCCTTTTTGCCTTCCAGTGTGGGGCTGCCTTCCAGGAGGATGACGTCATTGTGCTCAATGGCACCAAGGAGGACGTGGAGTTGCTGAAGAAGAGGATGGAGGAAAGGCGGCTGCGGGCCAAGCTGGAGAAGGTAATGAGGGGCTTCACCTCTGCCCCAGGGCCCATTGCAAGCTATTCTACTGCCTTAGCAGAGCTTGGGGGGACGGGGTACATGGCTGAGTTTTGTCAGCCCAGGAGGCCTAGCCTCTAGAAACAGATTCGGGGCTTGGCTACGTTGGCCTTCATCTGCTCAGGGCATGATGGTGTAGGGGAGATTGTAAAATGGCACCTGTCAAGCACTTGCACAGAGTTTGGCATTAGTGAACCCTCAGGAAAGGGGAGTCGTTGATTTTAAAAGAGTGCACATGGACTGCGGCTGTGACTCAGAGTAGAGCCTGGAGCCCTAGCTTCTGTCCCcagtaaagaaacagaaagaggaggaCTCAGACTCTGTTTCCATAATTGCAAAGGCAAGAGTAGAAGCCACCGTCCTCCCAGCAAATCTGAAGATCCCACGTCCTCAGCCACCTGCAGTGAGGCTTGTGGGAGGAGGTGCTGAAGGTTTTTTTAGTTGGCATACAAAGCAATGGAATTCATTGGggctataactttttttttaatggaaaggtTAGGCTCAAGGAAAACTTGGGCCTAACCTTTGTTTTTACTGAAGTGGAAATCTAGAtgtggcacacctgtaatcccatcctcctaaggtagagtcaggagggagagttggaggccagtttgGAGACCCAAGGGCCAGGTGTGGCTCGGTGGTGATCACCTGCCTCTTGTGCAGTCAtgggtttggtcccagcactGAAACCGAAACAAGGGTGAATGCTGGCGTGTCGGACTGTGACAGAGGGCGGTGTGAGGACACACAGGGGGAGTGCTGGCTGTAAACTGGGGTGTCGGACTGTGACGGAGGGCGGTGTGAGGACGCACAGGGGGGAGTGCTGGCTGTAAACTGCCTACAGCTGCCGGCATCGTCCACGGGCTAGGGCCGCCGTGATGGAAGGGGCTTCGAGCTCTGCTTGTGTAATTCAGTCATAGAAGAGCGGGCAGAATCCATCACCTACGTGAGGCTCAGAAGGCTGATGGTCACACATGGGACACACACTCTCAGGAGAAGCCAAATCCGTCCTCATTTCCTCCGTTATCATCTTAGAAAATGGTGTGTGTAATGTTCCCTAACGCTAGGAATTGTGGGCAACTCTGAAAGTAGATGCCACAGAAATGCTCTGTGCAACTGTTTACAGGATGGTAACAGCATTCCTGAGAAATACTGAGGGTCACTGAGTCATTTAAGCTGAGTATGcaggttaaaaaaatcaaacatatgtgtgtgtgcatgtgtatgtgtgtatatgttaattctaaattactaaattttaaatttagtaaATTACTTTTTTCTAAATCACTCTGCACTTACCATCATCAGAGCATAGCGAAGCCTGGAGTGTCTTTGACAAGAGACAGCAACTGAAAGACATGCTTGCTCATCTTTGCTGTCCTCGGTCGGTTTTTCCAAACACAAAGAGGGGCATTGTGTACTGAAAGCAGCAGCCAGAGAGCCGCACGGAGCCCGGGCTGTTCTCCCTGAGTGACTGTCCTGTCATAGGCTTCCTGCCAAGTCCTGCAGAGCCCAGTGGGACTAGATCCCCTCTGCTGCCTCCTCAGCAGAGGCCCTGAACATGCTTAGCTACTGCTACCAAGATACAAAATATTTCCCATGGAGGCCTCTGCATGCCTCCAGCTTTGACACAGCTCAGCCGCAGTAGAGGGCTGAGGACTAGCATCTGCCTCGGTTCTGTTGGGGTGTGTGGACACTTAGTGTGCACACACTCAGAAGCAAGAGCACAATGTCAGGTGCCCTCCTCTGTTGCTCCCTGCTCTGTTACAGTTAGACAAGCCAGAAGACCACCATTTCGCCTTGGCTTGCTGACTAGCAAATTCCCAGGATTCCAGTCTCTACCTGCCGGTGCCGGGACAGCCATGTGCAGCCATGCCAGGCTTTCTGTAACTGGTGCTTCTGCACTGAGACGTCTCCTTAGTCCTGACAGCCAGCCTTCACAGATTTGCACGTGTGGATTTCATGTGTGCAACAGTTTCCTATGTGTGTTTTTCAGATGCTTTAAGTCAGATTGTGTGTATGTCACACATTCAAGGCCACCACCAAGAAAGGTCTTCTGTTTGGTGTAAGAGAAGAGGACCTTCCaaaatcattattttgttttactttttagagacatggtctcatgaagcccaggctggcctcgaacttgctggTCTAGTCTTTGCCCGCCCTGTGCTGAAACATGAGGTGTTCTGCTGGCTCAGCTGTATCTCTTTGGTGCCCCTTTTTGGATTTTTATGGAAATGACGTTTTAAAGAAAGTCGTGAACAGTTCTTCAGATCATTTGTGCAATTGAATAGAATTTCAGAATGGTCAGCCTTTTGGACTGACCAATAACTATCATACTAATCCAGCATCTAAAACTCTAACGAGAATAATCTAAAGTTTAAATCAGCCAGCATTCTTCAGTGCGAGCCCCCAAGCCCTGTAGCTAAACAAACATCACAGTCTGACAGCTTTGAAATGGAGTTCCCAGAGTGAATGAGCTTCTGCATATGTTCGTGCATGGAGTCTATGTTACTATTTAACTGCTCTTTTGTGTACAATGGTCACTGGAAATACTGACcttttgtgtgtggtatgtgctattgggaatcaaactccaaactcaggacctcatgaaCATGAACAGGtgagtgctctgtcactgagcaacATCTCCAACCTCTGACATTGACTCATCATTGAAGTATCCTGTCTGCATTTAAAACTTTTGAGAATATGAAGCTAAATTGATCAGCAGCTCTAAATGGACTCAGCCCTTTGTGGGGGCAGAGCTGCTTGCCTGCAGACAGGTCATCCTCAGAGAGGACCCTGGGCCCTAGGTAGGCCCACTGCCACTGTGTCCTCAGAGCATGCCCTCTGTGTTAGTTATTCTTCTGTCACTGTCCTAAAACACCGTGACccaggcaacttacagaaggaagggtttattgtgGCGCACAgctccagagggagagtccatcatggctgggaggcTTGGCAAGCAAGCTGGATGTGTGTCAGCAGAGCAGgaaactgagagctcacacccCATccatactcaggaagcagagtgaagtggaagtggggtgaggctgtacatcctcaaagcccaccccactcATGTACCTCCACTTACTGAAGGTTCCATAAACTTGCAAACAGCACCGCccactagggaccaagtgttcagtcACTGGGCCTCTGGGGGACGTTCTCCCACAGCCTTCAGTGGCTTctttcttcttacagaaaacaaagaaaccgAAGACAGCCGAGTGCGTGTCAAAGGCAGGTGCCACAGATGGTAAGATGCCAAGAGATTGGGGTGCAGGCTGTGTCCCGAGTCACCAGGGCCTTGCTCTGCTTTGGCTCGAGGTGTGTTTTGCTGACTCTGTGTCTTTTACAGACTCTGCAGGGCCATCAAAAGTGAAGGCTGGCAAGCCGGAAGAAGCAGACCCTGAtcccagagagaagaaaagcacCTTGGTTTCCAAGGGCACAGGTGGGACTTCCTGAGGCAGCAGAGAACTGAGAAAGTTGGGAAGCCAGAGCAAAGGGATGAGAAAACGTGGGTGTTTCCCAGTAATTCATAGGTGGCTCCCTGTGTCCTGTGAATTAAAACAGAGCCGCACATTCCAGCCTGGAGCCCCGTTGGCCCAAAAGATTCTGGACACAAATCCCGATTCTTTCTTACTGCTGAGCAAGCTTATGGTGCCACAGCAGGCAGCCAGTGTGAGGGCTTGGCCAGGTGGGAAACTCTGTGTCTTTACCTCAAAGAAAATAGCATTTATGACAGGCCAGTGGAGAGGCAGGGTCAGCCATGGTGCCAGACCGGCCTGGGTcatgtggtgagttccaggctagcctctgtCTCAGATAGGAAAGAGCAGGGGCAAGAGGgccggctcagcaggtaagagccaGTAcccgagttctgttcccagcaccagtCTGACAGCTAACAACCGCTTGTGACTCCATCTCCagacctgacaccttcttctggcctcacaggcacatacacatacatggcatacattcacacaaacacacacatacagagaaaagagaaaaccaaaaaggaaaataaatatttatgccatgtctggtggcacaggcctgccaTTCCAGCTgctcaggagctgaggcagaaagattaaaagtttgaggccagcctgggcaacttactaaaaccccatctcaaaacaaaactagaaagggAGCCggggtgtagcttagtggtagagaacCTGTTTAGCATgtctgaggtcctgggttcattGCCCAGCACTGCAAAGGAAAACTAAGGTCACAGTTCCTTTACAAGAAGAGAAGCACAGGTTTGTCAGGTAAGAGAGAGTGTGGTGTTACATCCCACATGAACGGTGGCCAGCAGCCCCCACCCTGGCCTTCCATCAGGACAGGCCACTGAGACTTCTGGGCGCTTTGTCCTTGTGCAGTGCCACCCTGAGAGGACCAGTCCCTCACCTGAGTGCTGAGAAGCTGGGGCAGCTTGGTGCCAGCACACAGTGTTCAGCAAGACCTTAGTGGTTAGCGCTCTGTCTAGCTTTTAGGAGACACCGTTGAGAGTCTGTGGTAGCATGTgtctgcttgggaggcagaggcagcagaatcaccccaagttcaaggccagactggtctacatagagagttctgggtcattcagggctacatagtgaggctctgtctcaaatcattaatttaatttaatctgtTGTAGGcagggagtgtagctcagttggcagagtacttGGAGAGTACGCACAGACCCCTGGGTTCTCTCACCAGCACTGTATAAAATGGTGTGGCAGCACATTCCCATAACCCCAccctcaggagatggaggccgAAGGACCAGAAGTCAAGGCCATTCTTGGCTTCAGAGTGAGGTCGAAGACGTCTGGGCTGCAGGAGGCCCTGCCCTTTGCTTCAGCTTTCTTTGCAAATAGTAGCAAAATGCTACGAGGTTGGGGAAGTGGCATACGTGACTTGGTTCCTTTAAAAACTCAACATttgtctgggcatggtggtgcccacctttaatcccaccactcgggaggcagagatggtggatctccaagttcaaggccagcctggtctacggagtgagtgccaggacagccagggctacacagagaaaccctgtcttagaaaacaagCAACAACTGGACATTTGGAGTGGTCTTTAGTCCCAGCCTTAcagagtttgtctttgttttctagcAGCTAACGGGAATGCTTCTGGGAAAGCTGGGAAGCCGCCATGTGGGGCCCTGAAGAGGTCCATTGCAGACAGTGAGGAGTCTGAAACCTACAAGTCCATCTTCACAAGCCACAGCTCTGCCAAGCGCTCCAAGGAGGAGTCTGCCCACTGGGTCACCCACACGTCCTACTGCTTCTGAAGCAGGGCCGCGTACGGCCCCTCCCCGCAGGCCTCCTCCCCTGTGGCTTTCTAGGCCACTTGCCTGATGTGACACTGTGCTATAAAGCTGTTCTCTCCAATATTGGACCTGCGTGGTCACTTGCTGTGAGGAGCGTGGGTCCCGGGGAGGGTGAGGTGGCTTCAGCATGACTGGCAGCCTCTCCCACAGGCTGCACCTCTGGCTTAGCCTGGTAGCCTGGTGACTCTCCTGCTTACGTTTAGGTAACAGAAAGATTCCGGCTTCCTCACTGCACAGTTGGCTCTTTTTCTAAAGTTGTAATGGGTCAGGGAAGCATTGACCCTGAGTTCACCTTAGGGACAGAGTT
This genomic interval carries:
- the Rtf2 gene encoding replication termination factor 2, which codes for MGCDGGTIPKRHELVKGPKKVEKVDKDAELVAQWNYCTLSQEILRRPIVACELGRLYNKDAVIEFLLDKSAEKALGKAASHIRSIKNVTELRLSDNPAWEGDKGNTKGDKHDDLQRARFICPVVGLEMNGRHRFCFLRCCGCVFSERALKEIKAEVCHTCGAAFQEDDVIVLNGTKEDVELLKKRMEERRLRAKLEKKTKKPKTAECVSKAGATDGKMPRDWGAGCVPSHQGLALLWLEVCFADSVSFTDSAGPSKVKAGKPEEADPDPREKKSTLVSKGTAANGNASGKAGKPPCGALKRSIADSEESETYKSIFTSHSSAKRSKEESAHWVTHTSYCF